The Bacilli bacterium region TAAGCATCCAGCCGAGATTTTTCTTGATTGAAGGGTCGCTCTTCGTAATCGTAGCCCCCAAGAAAGCTCCCAGGAATTTACCGCTGACCCGAGCGAGAACATAAACCGCCAAAATAATATAAAGATAAGCGTTGCCACCTTTGTTAAAGCTTAAACTTGCTCCGCTCAAAATAAAGAAGAACATAAAAAGCGGCGGTGTCCAACGATCGACTTGCTCCAGCAGTTGCTCACCATCATTCTTCCGGAAATTGACAAATGAAGCGCCAATCATCATGCAAAGAAGCAAGGAACTAAAGTTGGTCCCCCACCAGGTAATGCTTGAAACACCGACTCCCAGAAAAACAAAGAAAATCAATATCATCAAACGGTTGGCCCGGCTTTTAAAAAAGCGACAGGCGAACGAGGCGACGTATCCAAAGCAGAATCCCACCGCCAAAGAAGCGATAATAACCGTTACCGGTTTAATCAGAATACTGATGATATCAATGGCTCCGCCGTTGGCTAACACTTTGGAAATAGAAAAGAAAACCGCAAAAGAAATTAGGGCGACGGCGTCATCGAGAGCCACCACCGGTAAAAGCGTGCTGACAACCGGTCCCCGAGCCCGATATTGGCGGACAACCATCAAAGTGGCGGCCGGAGCGGTTGCGGAAGCGATAGCCCCTAAGGTAAAGGCAACCGGAAGCGGAACAATCTCGTGATTGATCAGGTGAATAATAATCAAAACCAGCATGACCAGTAACATTGCGATGACCCCTTCAAAGACGGTAATCATAATAATGTTCTTGCCCGTTTTCTTCAGAGTACCCAATTTAAAAGAAGTACCGATAGTTAAGGCGATAAACCCGAGGGCGATATCGGAAAAAACCGAAAGATTCGCGATGTCGGCGCTGCTTAATCCAAAAGAGAAATTTCCAAATTTTACATTTCCCAATAAAGTCGGTCCAAGAAGAATTCCGACCAAAAGATATCCGGTGACATTGGGAAGTTTGACAACTTTCATCAGACGAGTGGATAGAAGTCCCAATCCCAAAGCTAAAGCTAAATGAAGAACGGTAATTGATAGCGTTGTCGTCCCGCCCTCAGCAAAAATTAAAAGTGAATTAACAATTGAAAACATAATCGTCTATTAAAAACTCCCTTCATAGCCATGAAGTTCGACATCAAACATTCCACCCTTGGTAAGAGTGAAATTTTGGGTGACATCACGAACAATTGATTTGGCCCGTTCAAGATCATTGCCTTTTACCACGATATATAATGTGGTATTGGACTGATACTTGTCGTGGACAACATCGTTTAAATTACCAAACATTGGCATATCGCCAACATAGGTATCGCAGGTTATCGCGTGACGAAGACTGGCCGTGGGAATAATCGTTCCATTAAACCCGGCTTGGGAAAGCTCCTTTAACATGGCATGCATATTATCAGTGTTTTCCGAAATTACGTATAATAAATAATAACTCATAGAAAATGCACCTCATTTCACCTAGTTAGTATATACCTTTATTTGTTAAATAAAAGTGTCAATTGATAGTAATTTTACCGATTAAATTATGCAATTAAAGAATGACTTTCAATTAGTTGATCGGCTTTGTTTTAAGCAACAAAAAAAAGTCCCGTTGGGCGAGACTTTTAACTGAGGTTATCAACTTATGTCCGAATAAAATTGACTTTGAAAATCCACTTAATGGTGGGAAGCATTCAAGCCGACACTATAAGGCGGGGTTTAGAAAATAACCCGCCTTTTTTTATTGTGATCCGCTTAATGGTCGGTACGACATCGGGAGAATCATTTTTGGCATGATAAATAATGTAGTCATTATGATCAAAACCTTTGAACACCATCGAGTGGCCGGCATTTTTTTCAATTAGCGGCTCAAGGCTATGATGCATGCTTTTCCATTTGTTTTTTGTATAGCAGTATCCGGTTTGGTAGCCATTTGCGCCAAAAGTTGAATACAGTAAAAATTGGCATGATCCCTTTTGAATTACATATGGCCCATCGCTAATGTAATCATTCCCGTCCTTGGAAAAGGAGGGGGAAATACTCCATGGAATCTCACTGGCGCGAAATAGAACTTTTAAACTATCTTCCTGAATCGCCTTTAAATCCGGGGTTAACTTTCCATATACATATGAGCCATCGTTGATTTCCAACCATTCATGGCAAAAGATAATTCGGGGTTGTTTATTTTCATAGAACAAAGTCCCGTCAAGGTTAGTCATCATCGGGGGCGTAATCTTATCGCTATAAAGGGTAAATGGCTTTTCGTAAAGATCGTCGGTAATTAAAGCAACTGTGTTCCGTTTATGATCCTGCGAGTGAAAAGTGGCAAACATTAAATAACTTTTAAGTGATTCAACGTAATAAACTTCCGGTGCCCATAAGTCTTCTTTTCCCCAAAAATCATCATTGTTTTTTAAATCAAAAACGACATACGGGCCTTTAAAATTAACCAAATCTTCACTAACATACATTTCAAATCGACCTTTCGATCCGTCGGCGGTGGTGCCAAAAAGACAATATTGATGCCGTTTTTGATCGGCAAAGACAAATGGGTCACGCATATGTATTTCTGATAGCAATAATTGTTTTTCCATAAATATCTACCTCATTCTTTTATCGTTATTTCAATTAAATATGTTTCTAGAAAAGTCAGTCCTTTGCAAAGATTGATGCCAACCTCCATATAGTAACTTCCTAAATAAGTCTGCTGATCAAAGGAATTAAAATACCATTTTTGGGGATCAAGGCCTCTTAATTTCAAGAAACGGTACTCAATGTTTTCTTTCTTCAAATTACTAAAAAGACATAATCCGCGTTTCTTATCCTTGCTGACGACTAGAAGGCTCATATAGTTCTGTTTATAAGGAGTT contains the following coding sequences:
- a CDS encoding family 43 glycosylhydrolase, whose translation is MEKQLLLSEIHMRDPFVFADQKRHQYCLFGTTADGSKGRFEMYVSEDLVNFKGPYVVFDLKNNDDFWGKEDLWAPEVYYVESLKSYLMFATFHSQDHKRNTVALITDDLYEKPFTLYSDKITPPMMTNLDGTLFYENKQPRIIFCHEWLEINDGSYVYGKLTPDLKAIQEDSLKVLFRASEIPWSISPSFSKDGNDYISDGPYVIQKGSCQFLLYSTFGANGYQTGYCYTKNKWKSMHHSLEPLIEKNAGHSMVFKGFDHNDYIIYHAKNDSPDVVPTIKRITIKKGGLFSKPRLIVSA
- a CDS encoding cation:proton antiporter, producing the protein MFSIVNSLLIFAEGGTTTLSITVLHLALALGLGLLSTRLMKVVKLPNVTGYLLVGILLGPTLLGNVKFGNFSFGLSSADIANLSVFSDIALGFIALTIGTSFKLGTLKKTGKNIIMITVFEGVIAMLLVMLVLIIIHLINHEIVPLPVAFTLGAIASATAPAATLMVVRQYRARGPVVSTLLPVVALDDAVALISFAVFFSISKVLANGGAIDIISILIKPVTVIIASLAVGFCFGYVASFACRFFKSRANRLMILIFFVFLGVGVSSITWWGTNFSSLLLCMMIGASFVNFRKNDGEQLLEQVDRWTPPLFMFFFILSGASLSFNKGGNAYLYIILAVYVLARVSGKFLGAFLGATITKSDPSIKKNLGWMLIPQAGVAIGLATQAQRTFPELIGAGFGDMTYGDMILFVILAATIIYEVIGPVVTKIALKRAGEIPEADNVTPREKADAAAKAVQ